The Oenanthe melanoleuca isolate GR-GAL-2019-014 chromosome 12, OMel1.0, whole genome shotgun sequence DNA window GTCAGATTTCTCCCCCAGTTAACCTAATTGACACATGTGAGTGTCTTTGGTTGCTGTACTGAGGCATGCATGACACAAAATTTCAAGTCTGCTTTATAGAAGACTGAAGGTTCTGGCATGCTGGGAACACATATAGAATATATCTATTAAACATTGAAATACAGTAATGCCTTTCACAAGgatatatttcaaattaattttggaatATGAAGCTTATATGAACATTTAACTGTCAACCACTTGTCACTCTGGTCACATGAAATTAGGAGTTGGAAACCTGATTTGGCTCTCTGTCAAACTAATGACAGTTCAATTGTCcccattttaattaattttttaaagactttgaAATACTTAAATACTACAAAAACCCActatttattttactgtaaaatGTACTGTTTATTTTGACTGTACATATGTACAGTAATGGATTAATCTAGCTAAAAGTAATCAAAATAATTATACAGATAAACACATAGAATATTTacttttcaaatataaatttgTGATCAATACCGATAGTAAAATAGTAGGAAATGTTAAACAGTGTTCCTTGGGTATTGAGCACCTTGCCAGGACTGTATTTCTGTAATCAttggctgagctgcagagttGTGCCCACAGCTACACTGTGTGCCCCAGCATTCCCATAGGGGAGAATGGGATTAACCCAGCATGACTTCACCTTATCCATCTCGCTAGTTCCAAACTCCAGTTTTACCAATCGCTTATGTTCgtgctggttttatttccagACCACGAAGTGTTCCCTGCAGAGGGACCGGCCGGAGCCGAGCCTGCTCCGTGTGcccggggctggcagggctggagcgCCCTGGCAAGTGCCGAGGTGCGGGAACGGGAGGCTCCTCCCTCGGCTGGGGGAGCTCGGCTGCGGCTGAGGGAGCCCggctgaggctgagggagccCGGCTGAGGCTGAGGGAGAGCTCGGCTGAGGGAGAGCTCggctgcagctgagggagcCCGGCTGCGGCTGAGGGAGAGCTCggctgaggctgagggagccCGACCGAGGCTGAGGGAGCCCGGCTGCGGCTGAGGGAGAGCTCGGCTGAGGCTGAGGGAGAGCTCGGCTGAGGCTGAGGGAGAGCTCGGCTGAGGGAGAGCTCGGCTGAGGGAGAGCTCGGTTGAGGCTGAGGGAGCCCGGCTGAGGCTGAGGGAGAGCTCGGCTGAGGCTGAGGGAGAGCTCGGCTGAGGCTGAGGGAGAGCTCGGCTGAGGGAGAGCTCggctgcagctgagggagcCCGGCTGCGGCTGAGGGAGCCCggctgaggctgagggagcccggctgaggctgagggagccCGGCTGCGGCTGAGGGAGAGCTCGGCTGAGGCTGAGGGAGAGCTCGGCTGAGGCTGAGGGAGAGCTCGGCTGAGGGAGAGCTCggctgcagctgagggagcCCGGCTGCGGCTGAGGGAGCCCggctgaggctgagggagcccggctgaggctgagggagccCGGCTGCGGCTGAGGGAGCCCGGCTGCGGCTGAGGGAGAGCTCGGCTGAGGGAGAGCTCggctgaggctgagggagcccggctgaggctgagggagagctcggctgaggctgagggagagctcggctgaggctgagggagccCGGCTGCGGCTGAGGGAGCCCggctgaggctgagggagccCGGCTGAGGCTGAGGGAGAGCTCGGCTGAGGGAGAGCTCGGCTGCGGCTGAGGGAGCCCGGCTGAGGCTGAGGGAGAGCTCGGCTGAGGGAGCCCGGCTGCGGCTGAGGGAGAGCTCGGCTGCGGCTGAGGGAGAGCTCGGCTGAGGGAGAGCTCGGCTGAGGCTGAGGGAGAGCTCGGCTGAGGGAGAGCTCGGCTGCGGCTGAGGGAGCCCGACCGAGGGAGAGTCGGCTGAGGCGGCTAGTCTGAGGGAGAGCTCGGTTGAGGCTGAGGGGGCTCGGCTTAGAGAGAGCTCGGCTGAGGGAGAGCTCGGCAGAGGGGACTCGGCTCAGGGATTGTTCGGCTGGAGTAGCTCGGCTGAGGGGGCTCGGATCGGGCAGCTCGGCTGAGGGGGAGCTCCGCTTGGGAAGCTCGGCTGGGGGAGAGCTCGGCTGGGGGAGCCCGGCTGAAGGGGCTCGGCTGAGGGAACTCGGCTAGGGGACAGCTCGGCTGGGAGAACTCGGCTAGGAGAGAGCTCGGCTGGAGATCTCTGCTGCCGGGGAGGCTCCGAGCTCCGGGGCCAGCGGGGCCCGGCCGGCAGCGGCTCCAGCACCAGGGACAGCGAGCGGGcagcgggagcggagcggccgggccgggtCTCGGCAGCGGGTCCTTAGGGCAGCGCCGCGGGGTTAAAGCGGCCCTGAGGCTGCGGGGCCGGCGTGGGACAGAGCGGCGCTGCGGGAAGGGACAGCACGGGAGGACAcggggctcctgccctgccctgcccttgccCCGGCCGGGCCGGACACCTCCCTCACCCCTAGCGCAGCACAGTGCATGAAAATCCCAGCGCAGAGCTCCGAATCCTCGGCCCTCGCTCCCCGGAGGTGTGTTAGGTGCTGCGTACAAACCGAGGTTCTGTTGTCCCTGAAACAAAGCCATAACATCACTTAAAAATCCCCCACCAGAGCCTGCCCGCCCCGGCTGGGTTTTGGCTGAGGGCTGATTGTGTGATAGCTCAAATCACTTCACCAGCCTCTGCAATAGCAACACGCTCATTTCCATGAGTGATGAAACCGCTTCTCTGATGTTGTGTTTCAATAGTATAAATTCCTTAGCATGAAAGAGATCTCTTTCACGGcaataaatacataaatcaTAAGAAATGCATAAGGTCagaaatgaaatgggaaaaaaaaaaagagagagacaaGAAAAATCATATTCACAAGGAGAGTTCACAAATCCTTCTGAACTCTCATTTCACAAAATAAGACAGGAGTTAATTATTACTTGTGATAGGGCTTCTTATATCCTGaacattaaaagaaattcaTAGGAAAAGCTATAAATTAGTCACAACAGTGCTAATtaacattctgtgatttctcaCCCTTTTAATAGGTAATTTGCTGTAGTGAGAGCATTAAGGATAAGTGAGAATGAAGCTGCAAGGGTATTTTCCTCAAATTTCTTAATTATTCATGGTACaagaagttttaaattaattttttcctttttttttttattttttttttatttttaactaattGAAGGGCAAAATACTCTGCTTCTTTAGTACCAGGAAAacatttgttaattttttatgatatttttatatgaagGTCCATCTGACTAAATAATTACACCTGCACTGTAAATTTTTGGAATTCATACTTGACATATTGGTATTAAGGTATTAGTCAGTCCATTCTCTACttttatgctgaaaaaaaatttcagtattattttcctgatttaatCCAGATACCTTCTATGAAAGCAACATACAAACACATTGATCTACACTTGTCCTTCTGCaagttctgctttgtttttttttttctggttttataatTCATTTTCAAGCAATGTTACAAGTAGAGTAAACttttaatattgtatttttaactgTTGTGCAAATGGTTGTAGTGGACATTTTTATGGAGAGTTTTATTAGGTGAGGCTTAACCCCACATGTCTAATGTTCTGGAAGGATGTGAAAAcacctctttttcttcctcccaccACTTTAGATTAACTTTTCTCTGAAGAAGACAACACCAAAAGTAGAGGAAGTACTGGAATATTTTATGCTGACTTCCATTttgcatgaaagaaaaattctgggCTGGAAGACCAGAACTACTGTAATTGAGATGTTCCCAGGATTACCAGAAAGTTCTGTTTGGGCATTTCACATGGTGAAGTTTAATGTGTGCTGGTTGCTCTTGGTCATGAGCTCCTACTTCAGGCACTCTGTAAGGAATAAATGATGGAGTGACAGCAGCAAGCTGGGAATTCTGCTGCTCTATGGagttctgctttcctttcctgccaCTCTGAGAAATGttgagggctgggagcagattTGTTTTTAAGGAACTCCTTCTGCATTAAAAACCTGGAAAGAGTCTTAAGATAAAGGACTTAAATatcctccccagccctgagcactaGTCAGAAATCATCCCAATTAAACAATAATTAGGTGTGTGAAGGTGTGGGACACAAACACTGTGATCCCTTGGAGAGAAAATCTGTCATTTGCTGCATTTGGATTCCTAAGTTGCTGGTTTGTTCCCCCATAAGGAAGAAATCCATGAGGTAGCCCTGTGCAATAGgacaaaaaaatagaatttgaGTTTTTACATCAAAACATGAAACTTCCTGCTTAAAAGTTTTAGAAGATAACTTCACCAAAGGAAGAATAGCTCAGCTCTTGGGACACAAGAATCCCTATTTTGAGGCATAAAAAATGCTCCAAAAGGACCTATGAGGTCATTAAAAAATGATGATAGAGTAGATTTGCCTTGCATCTCTTAGTTTCTCCAAAGGAGGAATTTATAATTGAATGGGAAAGTCAAGTTGTTCAGTGGGAAAGTCAAGTGCTTAAATCATCTTAACAATAGGGGAAGAATATGAactttaaagaaacaaaaataaaaagtcagaaCCCCAAGTGTAGAAAAGGAGGGAATGTAATCAAATAAATTGTCTGGTCTGTCACAGGGAGTTGAAATTCatccttggttttttttttctgatggcaAGGGTCCTGGGCCATCTTACTGAACCAGAGTCTTGAAGTGATAATGGAAGTTACTAGCAACTAGAGGCCTGAGAATGGGGAGAAAGGGTGAAATGTGGGGCTGCACTTACCTGAAAGTGAGGGCAGGAGGGTGACGTGTTCTGTGGTACCTCAAGGCTGGGATAACTGAGAGAAAGCTGCTTGCAGGGAGGTGTAAGAatctctctgc harbors:
- the LOC130258479 gene encoding atherin-like — protein: MRQHLPTPYFSSSVGLHMLLDGSAAAAGPRAERGGRAGAAHRAGAASPPPALSGGAAPAAPASRSGRVCAQGSLRRCRGAGGGSPPPARPGSTGRRAAPLPCAAARRRPGSFPRAAPAGSGPADAAAPRSSAAPGPLLAVLLLLLPSRRSRRRRLKDSGLSRPPRAPGGPGAHARLAPPPPRSPRGRTRRARARGGAWPVRREGERAPQPGSLSRSRAPSASAGLPQPQPGSLSRSRAPSAAAELSLSRALPQPQPSSPSASAELSLSRSRAPSASAGLPQPQPGSLSRSRAPSAAAELSLSRALPQPQPSSPSASAELSLSLSRAPSASTELSLSRALPQPSSPSASAELSLSLSRALPQPQPGSLSLGRAPSASAELSLSRSRAPSAAAELSLSRALPQPQPGSLSLSRAPSAAAELPQPREEPPVPAPRHLPGRSSPASPGHTEQARLRPVPLQGTLRGLEIKPART